Proteins found in one Triticum urartu cultivar G1812 chromosome 4, Tu2.1, whole genome shotgun sequence genomic segment:
- the LOC125553586 gene encoding uncharacterized protein LOC125553586 — MGCPRAVRACRSACVATVAICLLPVLLPLVLLWLPLLSFAVAVVRFRRRRRRMMMTRGGCCFHGGDRSPPPESEPDGHRVARLHKYLEDQMELVEEEAGGAMAAVLARNPWAA, encoded by the coding sequence ATGGGGTGCCCCCGCGCCGTGCGGGCGTGTCGGTCGGCGTGTGTTGCGACCGTGGCGATCTGCCTCCTCCCGGTATTATTGCCGCTGGTGCTCCTCTGGCTGCCGCTTCTCTccttcgccgtcgccgtcgtccGGTTCCGCCGCCGGCGGAGGAGAATGATGATGACTAGGGGCGGCTGCTGCTTTCACGGCGGTGATCGATCGCCTCCGCCAGAAAGTGAGCCGGATGGCCACCGGGTGGCGCGGCTGCACAAGTACCTCGAGGACCAGATGGAGCTagtggaggaggaggccgggggcGCCATGGCGGCCGTGCTTGCCAGAAATCCATGGGCAGCGTAA